The Theileria parva strain Muguga chromosome 1, complete sequence, whole genome shotgun sequence DNA window CCTAGTTCCTTCAAGTGCAGCAATCTATGGGTTAGACTTTGTTTCTAGTGAAAGTGCAAAGAAAGCTAACGGGCCAGGATCAATGGTTTgtaaacaatttttaatattgtttagtTTTATAACTTCATTGACACCTTATACAACCTGTCGATGTCACCCGATGACATACTCGAACATAAAACCtctgtaaaattttataaaagaaAGTAACTTAATCTCCTATCTACCGTTTAATAGATGTATTTATGAAATTAGATGTCTAAATCCTCCAAATGAAATGCTTGTGAGTTATTGAATATGTACTGCTTCCTTGACTGAACGTCTGAGCccattaataatttaatgatttcTGAGATTTCTGGCTGGTGACTGACTACTATGCGCTTTAAAATTCTCTTCTTAGGATCCATTGTTGTCTCCCATAACTGATTTGCCATCATTTCACCCAGACCCTTAAATCTCTGTATGATCAAATGCTTGTTTGTTTTACTTAGAGTTTTGTTTATGTTATACAAATCCAACTCATCACTTTGTTTATCCTGGGTTACATTCGATCCCAACTCTGTTTTTAATTCTATTTCCTCTACATTCCCCTCTCGGTCATCTTCATTATCTTCCAATTCATCTTCATACTGGGGTTTCTGGTCCTGAGTATCACCTTTCTCCTCATCCCCATCAGTTGTTTCTTTATGTTCATACTTAGAATTTAGTTCCTTTATTGTCCTTAATAAATGTTCTTGTGACCAAGAATATATATACTTTTTATTTCTCAGGTTTGTAATTCTGTAGAGTGGAGGGCTTGCCACATACACTCTTCCATGCAAATACAGACTTGGGCAAAGTCTGTACAGTAAACAGAGTAAAAGTGACTTTAAGTGGGAGCCGTCAACATCAGCATCAGTCAACAATATGATTTTCCCGTATCTCAACTTGTTAAGGTCTACTCAAATTAGGTGTAATTTAAACGTACTGTTGTTCATCTCTATGAATGGGTCCAATGCCACATCCGTTCCAGCAATTAAATCCTTTTGTCTCCATGTTACTGGATTTATTGAAATTCCAATACTGTTCATCAAAAGctaaatttggtaattaACCAATAATAACTATACCTGAATCTGTTGATTTTCCAGCACTTTACTATTGTCTGTTATCTTTTCAATGTTAAGGATCTTCCCCTTCAGGGGCAAAACCGCTTGAAATTGTCTATTTCTTGCCTGTTTTGCATTTCCTGCTGCACTTTCACCCTCGACTATGAACAACTCGTTGTTCTCGACGTTGTTTGAGCTGCATTCAGTCAATTTTCCTaaattgtaattattaaaaaattagtgaaattttaaactaattaatgATCCAGATTTAAAAAACCTGAGATATTTGATATTAGGCTTGACGATTTTTGTCTTATAAGATCCTTAGCACTCCTGGCTGCATCGAATGCTTTTTTCGCAGCTTGTGATTTATTATGTATTGCTAGCAACAACTCCTTATTATTCTCCAGTATGTTAGTAAATTGTTCATTTACAatctaaatttattaattgaatattgttaattCCAATACCTTCTCTGTTACTGTCTTTACTAATGCATTTCCCAGTTTAGTTTTAGTCTGCCCGTCAAACTCAGCTCCGGTAAGTTTAACTGATATGACAGCAGTCATTCctaataattgtaaaaatcaaattttctcaatattagatttatatataatctATTTTAGAGTTAAACCTTCTCTTATGAATTCTCCGTTTAATGGCTTGACATTGCCCCTAAAATAGCCATACTTCTTCAGGAGACCATTTACACactgaaaaattattttaataaacgaaataattattatttatttagtataatacTCGTGTTATTGAAGTTTTAAATCCATCAATGTGTGTTCCTGCTATTGTGCTAACGTTGTTTGCATATGCCTTTATGAGAGCTGTGTACGACTCCAGTGACCAGGAGAACGACACTTCAACgttaacattgttaataaCTCCCctaattctaaaaaataaattagttttaatcattttttaaatttaagacTAGAAAACAAACGTGATGTAGCTTATCGGCTTATACAGAGGAGTTTTATCTTTAATCAATTCCTCCAAAAATGACCTCGTCCCACCAGTATTATGGTACAATTCTTCCCACGGTTCCTATGTTAAGttatattttttgttttagCTTTTAAAACTTACATTGTTTTCATTGCTTATGCGGTAGTCAACcaatttaatgaataaacCAGGGTTTAAATATGACAATTCCTTTGCGCGGGTTTTAATCAAATCCAATATGAATCCGTTCTTACAACCAGAGCATTTAGTATCTAAATCATTTTTGTCGGTACTGGTACCAGAATTTTCTTCGTTTTCCGTTTCAGTGTGTTGGTGGTGcgttttaaaaatatgtttgTAATCAGGCAGAAACCTTATTGTTGTTCCatatttttttagatttgGATTCGGTTGATCGGTGGTTTCAGGTTCGGAGAATTCAGTCAGTGGTTTAGTGATGTTCCCTTTGGAAAGTTCTATATGGTAACTTTTAGAACCCTTGAAGACATCCACAATCAGGAACTCACTCAAGGCATTAACTACACTTAGACCAACACCGTGTAGTCCACTGCTATATTCATAAATTCTCTTTTCCTCAAGTTCTTTGCTACCTTTCTTGCTAGATTTAGagtcatttttatcatcagGTTTAACGGAAATTGAGTTCGGAGGGAAAATATCTTGAAATTTGCCTCCCGAATGAAGCACAGTTAGGACAGTTTCCAGACCAGATTTTCCTGTTTTGGGGGAGATATCACATGGAATACCCCTTCCGTTATCTGATACTTCAACTGACCCGTCATTCATGAGACTCACAGTTATCTTATTACAAAATCCTGCCAAATACTCATCAACCGAGTTATCAAGTACTTCGTACAATAGTTGATGCACACCTCTTTCTCCTGTATTTCCTATGTACATTCCTGGTCTCTTACGAACAGCATTTAATCCCTCCAGCACAATTATATCATCGCTTCTGTACTCTTCGTTATCCTGTAATTGTTGGACATTTTCTTCCCTCTGATCATCATCAGTGACAGAAGAAGGTATAAAATCATCTGTATTTTGGTTATTTAACTGAAACTTATATGTGTTTTTGTTAACAGTTTTAATGTTATCACGAGATGAAACATGATTATCCAGATTCCGTATGTTTATTTGGGTATTTCTTATTATTCCATTTccatttaacaaatatcCTGATGATACTTTTATTATgttacataaaattattagtgtGTACAATAATCTacatttatcattattcCAAATAAGGGACAATGAACTTGAAATCattaaatatgataaattttgaTTTGTATCAGTTAAATTGACTTTTATCACGGATAGtaaaagaaaattttggTCATAAATATAAGTTCTTAATCAAGAAaacaaaaacaaatttacacaaaGGTTATGTAAAGATTCCTAGGATAAATTTACAGaatatcattatttaattataaatataatataaattataaattatttatttgtaaaacattatattatttaaaaatgtgtcAATTAAAGtggtttaaaataataatcacTACAATAAGGCCAACGTGACGTCGGAATTAATGatgtattaatttaattaattctatttaaaattctttttattaaaaaatatttcagcttgtataattttaattttaaattattttaatagtCAGTAATATGATTTATGTGTGTAGGAACTCGTTGTGTTGTTGATttttaactaaaataatttataactcaaatgtgtataaatttCACAGCTTATTATTGCTcatgttattattttgatgGAGTttctttttaattttttcttcACATTGACATATTTGGCTGATTTTGGGGAATGCTCTGGAAGGTTTTTTTCTCGATCTTTAGGGCTATCAAACTCTCCTGTGCTGTTAGTTTAACACCacattaacaattttttagtCAGAATCAAACCAGTAGGGATGAACTGTAGGTTATGCAAATGAATAAGTGTGTGTAGTTCTTTTCCTTACTTGAATGTGTACTACAACTTTGACCCAAAGGACTGGAGTAGTATTC harbors:
- the gyrB gene encoding DNA gyrase B family protein gives rise to the protein MISSSLSLIWNNDKCRLLYTLIILCNIIKVSSGYLLNGNGIIRNTQINIRNLDNHVSSRDNIKTVNKNTYKFQLNNQNTDDFIPSSVTDDDQREENVQQLQDNEEYRSDDIIVLEGLNAVRKRPGMYIGNTGERGVHQLLYEVLDNSVDEYLAGFCNKITVSLMNDGSVEVSDNGRGIPCDISPKTGKSGLETVLTVLHSGGKFQDIFPPNSISVKPDDKNDSKSSKKGSKELEEKRIYEYSSGLHGVGLSVVNALSEFLIVDVFKGSKSYHIELSKGNITKPLTEFSEPETTDQPNPNLKKYGTTIRFLPDYKHIFKTHHQHTETENEENSGTSTDKNDLDTKCSGCKNGFILDLIKTRAKELSYLNPGLFIKLVDYRISNENNEPWEELYHNTGGTRSFLEELIKDKTPLYKPISYITIRGVINNVNVEVSFSWSLESYTALIKAYANNVSTIAGTHIDGFKTSITRCVNGLLKKYGYFRGNVKPLNGEFIREGMTAVISVKLTGAEFDGQTKTKLGNALVKTVTEKIVNEQFTNILENNKELLLAIHNKSQAAKKAFDAARSAKDLIRQKSSSLISNISGKLTECSSNNVENNELFIVEGESAAGNAKQARNRQFQAVLPLKGKILNIEKITDNSKVLENQQIQLLMNSIGISINPVTWRQKDLIAGTDVALDPFIEMNNNLNKLRYGKIILLTDADVDGSHLKSLLLCLLYRLCPSLYLHGRVYVASPPLYRITNLRNKKYIYSWSQEHLLRTIKELNSKYEHKETTDGDEEKGDTQDQKPQYEDELEDNEDDREGNVEEIELKTELGSNVTQDKQSDELDLYNINKTLSKTNKHLIIQRFKGLGEMMANQLWETTMDPKKRILKRIVVSHQPEISEIIKLLMGSDVQSRKQYIFNNSQAFHLEDLDI